TCTGGCAACCCGAGAATATCTCTAGTTCGCCTCAGACAAATGCTTCCCAAAAGCACACGGAGATTCTTGAACCGCTCCCGTGACTTGGCTGTGGATAAGTTAGCAATATACTTTCGAAACGTTGCTGGGTTTTCGACGCTGGGCACCCTGAGAAAGGATACTAGAGCCCCGAGATCATCGACTGAGTTCTGGATAGGTGTCCCTGTTAAACACCATCGATGTTGAGCACGTAGCTCAGCTGTggcttggtgttgctttGTTGACGGATTTCGAATCTCATGGGCTGTGGACAACCCAGGTCAGCAAACACAAGGTCAAGCGTGGAGATGGTTGACACACCTTCATCTAGCACGATCCTAAACCAGTCAATGAAACGCAAAACAGCCTGCCCTTTACGTagctcagcagcaacagttGCATATGTGGTCAATACAACATCGCTTTCCAGCAGTTGTTTTCGGCTTCTGTCGTCCTGTCTTCCGTGACCGTGGTGCTTGTGCCACGTAATATAGCCGGGGTAAGTGTGTCTAGGACATGTCAGTTCCAGACAGACATTCTTGTTGTGACAATCTCATCACTCACTTCCGAATTTCATCAATCCAACTGTCTATAAGCACTAGAAGCATGTTAGGTTCATATCGCAGGCGGGGCGCGATATTCTGTGCTTACGTGAAGACGGGCAAACGACTAGGGTTGATCTTGATGCCACCACGGCTGCAGACCTCTGTCCAGGATTTTTGCCTTGAGAAAGGAATGCGCTCGCGCGGCCCATAGATCCTGCAATCGTCGACAGGACCACTAGAGTTTTCCCAAGACCCATGTCATCTGCAATAATTCCCCCTTGTACATCCCTGGCCTCTTTGGACCTCCCACCCGTAATTATGTGCTGATATCTGGGACAACGTCAGTATCCCGATGCCGGTAATAGCGTAAAGGAACCGCATACAAGCACTCCTCCAAGTCCGAATCATCATCCTGACACTTCTCCCAGAGACTCATCTCGGCGGGAAGGTCTCCAGTCTCGCGTCTAAGAATAAAATCAAGAGCTTCGGCCTGGTGGCTGTATTACATGTATTAGCAATTGACTTTTCAAGCATTCAAAGGAGACAACACACTCGAGCAGGGTCGTTCTGATGATGCTTCTGTCTGCCACAGACTTAGCAAGGATGCTATGATATGACAAAGAGTTGAGAATGCTATTGATCTCCGCAGTATCGTTGGTGGGCTCGACCTCGTTTTGCATCACTCTTTTAATCGGGTCGTTTTCTGGGGAGTGCGAATTGTGAGACTGGCTGTTGTGAAGGGCGATGGGGGTCTCAGAAACCTCTTTCCCGAGAACCTCTTCTGGGTGAAGATAATGAGGATTGTAGTAAGTAAAGCCGTCAAGCCCGAACTGTGGTTGTTGCAAGAAAAGTTGCGCCTTGGACAGAACTCTACCAACATCAGCTGCATGTCGTCGGCGACCGTATATGTTGAGATCAAAGTTGACGATGGCTGACATCCTTTCTCGCTCCCAGCGAcgcatcatcctcacccactcCTCATGTGAGATGAAGGCCTGCAGACGTAATTCTACGTCGCGGGAAAAGGCTTGAAAGTGTTGACACACTTTCTTGTTTAGAACGGCAAACTTCAACCCCTGAAAGTCGAGCGCATAAAAGGCGCCTTGCTCAAGAATATCAAAACACTGGAATGGTGAGAAGGTGGCATCATAACGGATAGGAGGTTGTGTCCGCAGTTGAGCCTTCAAGTCTGGTATCTGGAAAATGTGAGCATCCTGGTTTGCACTCATACAATAGTGGCTTTATACACTTCCAAAGCAAATATCTGCTTCATCGACAGTATGCTTTGTGGTGCTGATCACGACATCAGGCTCGAGATTGAGGTGTGCAGCGGTGGTATCCCACAGTTCAGGTGACTTCCCGGCCGGCTGATAGCTCGTGTGTAGATATGCGTCGCCATAATATTGCCCGTCGAGCAAAGGATCGTACTGTGGTTCAATGTGTTGGCGTATCGCATGAGACTGATCACATTGCCAAACTGCGTCAGGCTCCGTGTCTTGATGGTCATTTGCGAACGGATACGGCCTCTTGGTAGGAAACATtttgacaacaacaaagattGTTGGCAGGAGCGACGAGATGGTATAACGATGTGAAGTGCTGAATCTTGGTTGGATGGTGAGTTGTGAAGTGTGGCTGGGGCAATCAGCTGAACACTGCCTCAACAGGCAGCTTGGCAGTCGCGCTTGCTGGCAAGCCGCAAGGCAACCGATATGAAGCGCGGACCACTGCAATGTTGTCTGAAAAGAAGCAAGTACCTTCGGGTAGTTTTCTTTCACTTTAAACTCTTGCAGACAATTGCCGTCAGAATCAAGATCAAGCCACAGCACTCTCAGCAATCAGGATGGCAGCATCATTGGCTAAGGCCACGGCTGTCACGATGGCCGTGGCAGGGCTTGGAGCGAATGATGTTCATCCGGGAGCTCCGTTTGAACAGGCGCTTGAGCAGTTCAAGAAGGGGCTACGACCAAAGCATCGATCGACATTCCAAACAACCACGCTTCCCGATCTTCTTGCAGCAATTGACAAAATTCAGAAGGAGCAGCACTCCAGTCGACGACTTCAAGCCGTTGGACGATTGAAGCCCACTCTCGAAGCGCTTAATCAATTGGGCAAGGTCGTTGAGACGTTTACGAACACATCAGAATTTGTCGCTTTTGTCTGGGTGAGATTGCATGAGATCTGCGACCGACTCAATTGGCCTGCTAATATCTCAGGTACCCAGGGACCATTGAAGTTCTTGATTCAGGTTCTAGCAATCTATCCTTGGTCTTTGTTCGTCTTGCTGACGGGGAAATAGATTGGTAGCTCCTTTGTGGAAGCATTCACTGAGCTCTTTAGTATCTATGAGAGTCTTGGAGAGGAGCTGCCGCTTGTCCAACAGTACGAAGCCATTTTCTCGAAGGATTCAGACATGAAGAGGGTCCTGGCCTATCTCTACAAGGACGTCCTGGAGTTTCATCACCGGGCGTTGAAATACTTCCAGCAGCCGAGTATGCGTTCATTTCTTACTCCGCCCACAAAGCGTCTATCTTCTACCTGGGGTTCTATGGTTGTGCACTAACAATGCCAAACCCATTCAGTGTTGAAGCAGCTATTTCAGGCGACCTGGAAAACTTACAAGTCTCGGTTCGACGATCTGATCAACGGCATCAAGAGGCACAGGGAACTAATTGTTTATCACGCCAATTTGTTACGTATCAAGGCATCCTTAGACGACAGACGCAACATAGACCAGCAATTCAGCCAGATCGCCGGCGCTGTTAACCAGGCCAGCCTGTCTATCAAGGCATGTTTGGATGAGCGAAAAGTCAGAGACCAAcagctcaaggagatggcTGATGCCGAGAGCAACAGAAAGCTTCGCGAGTTGCAGGGGTGGCTGAGGGCCAGCAATGTTGCCAATGATCAACAAGAGTTCTGCAAGCTTCGAGGCGAATACCCAGGTACAGGATCATGGTTACTGGATAATCCAAAGTTCAAAGAGTGGTTTGAAACACCCTGTCAGCTGATGCCTCCAGTGTTGTGGCTCAATGGTATTCCAGGTGCAGGTCAGTGTCAGAAAAGGAACCATCATTTGCCTTACGCTGCTGACTTCTTCAAAAGGCAAGACAATTCTCGCTTCTTTAGTTATTGAAAAGGCCCAGCagctcaacccccctccGGCCGTCTTGTACTTCTTTTGCAAACATGGCGACAACGAACGAGACAATTTTGTCTCCATCGCGCGTAGCTTCCTCTCTCAACTTCTTCCGTATAATCGAGATATACTGCTTCCATACTATCACGATAAATATCAGAGTAGCACGGAGGCAGTCCTGGACACCCGAAGCATCATCGAAGATTTACTCAAGGTGTCCATTCAAAATTTCCCGCATGTGTACATCATCCTGGACGGGATTGATGAGTGCCCGAGGAAAGAACGCGACATCATCGCCTCCTGGTTTCGCGAACTTGTTGAGGACCTTCCACAGAGTAATCCCACACAAACTCGATGTTTGTTTGTGAGCCAAGAAGATGGGGTAGCACGAAAGGACTTTGCGGGTGTTTCTGTGATCAAAATTCGAAGCGAGGACAACCTGCGCGATATTGAACAGTACAGCGCCAAGTGGGCGATCGACATCCAGAAGAAATTTGAGcttcccaacaccaagcgAGAATCGATCGCAAAGCTCATTGTTGACGCTGCCGGAGGTGAGTACAGTATTCAACGCCAAAGTCC
The sequence above is a segment of the Podospora pseudoanserina strain CBS 124.78 chromosome 5, whole genome shotgun sequence genome. Coding sequences within it:
- a CDS encoding hypothetical protein (EggNog:ENOG50KOG1001; COG:K; COG:L); protein product: MFPTKRPYPFANDHQDTEPDAVWQCDQSHAIRQHIEPQYDPLLDGQYYGDAYLHTSYQPAGKSPELTTKHTVDEADICFGSIPDLKAQLRTQPPIRYDATFSPFQCFDILEQGAFYALDFQGLKFAVLNKKVCQHFQAFSRDVELRLQAFISHEEWVRMMRRWERERMSAIVNFDLNIYGRRRHAADVGRVLSKAQLFLQQPQFGLDGFTYYNPHYLHPEEVLGKEVSETPIALHNSQSHNSHSPENDPIKRVMQNEVEPTNDTAEINSILNSLSYHSILAKSVADRSIIRTTLLECHQAEALDFILRRETGDLPAEMSLWEKCQDDDSDLEECLYQHIITGGRSKEARDVQGGIIADDMGLGKTLVVLSTIAGSMGRASAFLSQGKNPGQRSAAVVASRSTLVVCPSSLLIDSWIDEIRKHTYPGYITWHKHHGHGRQDDRSRKQLLESDVVLTTYATVAAELRKGQAVLRFIDWFRIVLDEAHEIRNPSTKQHQATAELRAQHRWCLTGTPIQNSVDDLGALVSFLRVPSVENPATFRKYIANLSTAKSRERFKNLRVLLGSICLRRTRDILGLPDPEPKLRDVELTPAERQEYKNIEQQCRREIDRAVSGHGRGKLNSTVLESLLKLRLFCNNGIPKRESGTASPMPQMDMDEVLSYLQQNNEADCSFCFRQVYSINDRPDTDGGLLLPDCLHLVCRACMPQYHAAGSQCPLHPVGQVQNSLPLGNPSHTTPKMPTQYPSKLLALLKDISMHLSQKSIIFSSWKKTLNLISELLTSYRIPFYCIHGSLSLGERIRILKDFRSLSGANILLMTLGTGAVGLNLAVTSRIYLMEPQWNPSVELQATGRALRLGQTEQVAIVRYIVKHTIEDSNVLSRQEAKLQLASGGFGKRRRGIRAEQLDSLLGLFGVEKRG